GAAGGATAGCTTAAGCAATGTTGCGTCAATAACGTTCACAGTGATAGGCGTTAGCGATGTTCACACTGAGGATGGCTTGATGGTGGATCAAGGGTGCCCTAACGTCATCCAGTCTATCCGTTCTAGATATGAAAGACACACTCTTCACCCGCAATACAGTTTTTCCCTGTCACTAGGATCGCATAGCTTCCTAGCAAAGGTTGCATCGGGTTTACTCCAAGATCGATGGAGCAGGTTTGTATCCCTAGTATCCTAGCGTTGTCAGGGACGTTGTGGCTCAGGTCGTTAAAATTGTCTTGGAAATTCTACAGGATGAGCACCTCGTCTCTGGCTACCTACTCGTTTAGGCTAGGCGTAAACAGAATATCATTCACCACAAATGGGGCATCAGACATCAGCGCTACCTGGTGCATATTGGGCCCGATCGCATCGAGGGTTAAACAAGGCAAGGGGAGGGTTAAGTCTCGATGCTGGTGGAGCGATCGCTTGCCGTGAACAGCATGGCGGGCAATCACTTTGCCCTGGGCATCAAGGGCAACCAGGCTAATTTGGCGCAGACCGATCACCGAGGCGCTAATGTGCAGCACGCTGGGGGAAAACCGCAGGATGAGCGACGTGTGTCCTGCCGTGGGCATGAGCACCAAGGGGTGAGCGTAGTGGGAAAAGGCGGGGTTGGTAGGCGATAGGGCGATCGCCTGTTCGAACTGAATGCCATGGTCTCGATATTGATCTTGAACACGCTCAAAGGGGCTAAGCGTGTTAAACGATAGATGTACCGTTGCTTTTGCGGTTTTTGTCGTTGACATGGCCGGATGCACGAGTGAAGATTTTCGAGGATTCATGACGTTCTGTGACAATGATGTCGAGATAGATGGTAGGGAGATGTGGGTGGCGATCGCGTAGGTTCTCCTCTCTAGGGATATCTACGGATTGATACTCAGGTCTACACCTTAGGATTTCGTAGTTTCCGGCATAGCCGCTTGGAGCTGTGGCACTTTGTCAGGTGGTTGTCCGGATGGAACGATGGCGGCAGGGTGAAATCTTGGGTGGCGATCGCCGCCATGGTTCTCCAGACAGTGACCCTTAAGGATCTTGGTTGTTGTCGTCAATGAAACCCAGCCTTGGCAACCTCGTGACGGCGTGTGCCAGTCGGCTGAGTTGTCTAAGTTGTCTAGGGCAGGGGCGATCGCTTTGATGGGGTTTACGGTATGGTTGAGGTCAGATTTTAGTGCAAGCAACTTCACCATGACCGGATACTTGACCACCCATGTTCTTGATACCGCCCACGGCTGCCCAGCAGCGGAGGTAGCGATCGCCCTTTGGAGCATTTCAGCCGAAGGCGACCGTCTCTTCCTCGCCCAGGTCACCACCAATGATGACGGCCGCACCGATGCTCCCTTGCTGAGCGACAGCAGTTTTAAGGTAGGTACCTATGAGCTGGTCTTTTCCGTAGGCAGCTATTTTGCGCAGTTCAACCAAGCAGCTCCCAATCCACCGTTTTTGGATGAGATTCCCCTGCGCTTCAGTGTGGCGAATTCCGCTGCCCACTATCATGTGCCATTGCTGGTCTCCCCCTGGTCCTATAGCACCTATCGCGGTAGCTAGTACTCTGAGACGGACGTAACCCGCCTAGTTGCTAAGGCAGAAACCCTTGTGTGTCCTGGAATTCCTTTTCGTTTTTCTGTCTTCGTTTTTCTGTCTTGCGGTACTAGTTGGGCATATGTAGCGATGCCCATTTAAAACACGAGAGGCGCAGCCTGGGCTGCGCCTCTCTTCGGTATGCTACCGGTACTACTGGAACTATCCATAGTGGATTCTAAATGGCCTCAATTCGATAGGATTATGCAAAGGGGGAGGCGATCGCCATCCGTTTGCGGGTAAACCAGTTGCCCGACGAAGGTTGAACCGGCTTGTCTGTATCAGACGACTGCGATGGATCTGCACCGGGTTGGGTAGCAAACACCAGCATCGAGTCACTAGGACGCACAACCATTTCTTGACGAGCAAGTGCATCGCGCCATTGCCGTCCCTTTTTCCATGCACGCAGCTTGGTAACAGTCCAGCGGGGATTCACCGTATATCCAGCAAACCCAGCTCGTAGGGCGGCGTGGTTGGCGGCAGGAATGGAGGTGCGAACATACACGCCGGGTGTTAGTTCAACCACCGTGAAGTTAGACTGGGTCGAGACGTTAGACGCCGAGATAGTGTGAGACATGGACTTCACTCCTTCTCTATTCAATTGACTAGGTACATCTATCGACCATCATACCCCCGTATTACAAATTATTGCACTGCGCAACATGGCGTAACTGGGATGTAAACCTTGCGGGTGTTAGGATACGGATGGTC
The nucleotide sequence above comes from Candidatus Obscuribacterales bacterium. Encoded proteins:
- the uraH gene encoding hydroxyisourate hydrolase — protein: MTGYLTTHVLDTAHGCPAAEVAIALWSISAEGDRLFLAQVTTNDDGRTDAPLLSDSSFKVGTYELVFSVGSYFAQFNQAAPNPPFLDEIPLRFSVANSAAHYHVPLLVSPWSYSTYRGS